The following are encoded in a window of Thunnus albacares chromosome 9, fThuAlb1.1, whole genome shotgun sequence genomic DNA:
- the dot1l gene encoding histone-lysine N-methyltransferase, H3 lysine-79 specific isoform X3, which produces MGEKLELKLKSPVGAEPASYPWPLPVYDKHHDAAHEIIETIRWVCEEIPDLKLAMENYVLIDYDTKSFESMQRLCDKYNRAIDSIHQLWKGTTQPMKLNKRPSNGLLRHILQQVYNHSVTDPEKLNNYEPFSPEVYGETSFDLVAQIIDEMEMMEDDTFVDLGSGVGQVVLQVAAATNCKHYYGVEKADIPATYAETMDKEFKKWMKWYGKKHGEYTLERGDFLSEEWKERIANTSIIFVNNFAFGPEVDHQLKERFANMKEGGKIVSSKPFAPLNFRINSRNLSDIGTIMRVVELSPLRGSVSWTGKPVSYYLHTIDRTILENYFASLKNPKLREEQEAARRRQQKDTKDSKSNSTTPTKPKEQNKQDSCGEEERPSLVTVVKPSAKPRRARLLSKGRKLNNKKRGRPKKAAPAAEKKNKKNQSALDLLHAKTLSAAPPQDAYRPPQSPFYQLPPKVQHYPSSQLLLSPTPPGLQQLLDNIKVQYLQFMAYMKTPQYRTNLQQLLEQEKQKHRDLSGQAEQLHSVCQSHKDKIKGLFQTKLDELGVKALTVEDLLQAQKEISAHNRQLKEQTKQLERDMALLRDHSLLLLKSRCEELKLDWGSLCLESLLKEKQALRRQISEKQRHCLELQISIVELEKSQRQQELLHLKSYSPCEGSPYRKSLESRSSTDLDSSKLGLSSAPALNGVSPELSINGTSSPCFDRANTKGDLLSRYLPISPDHEIIPATPDARQRQQSSSHALPDYTRFSPAKIALRRHLNQDPTASAHLKGPGLAIHRGEMGGINSPLGGKQSCPSPNASEAQNFPKGSERGGKEKSPSVQGDSSITSLPISIPLSTVHPSKLPVSIPLASVVLPSRAERLRSTPSPVSQTGQTNGYSSSSGLMNGGLHPEDHNGASSSSPPHTNTPLTGPMGRGGPIQSPPLSTGGVLQYADGPPRILPEDGQEHHGADSDTELQDSELRRRIFFSSSSSSSSSSSSSGSGGSAAGGSRLHHHTGNSAKQGYHSNHGNHHHHQSPGTQHTHTPTHTLSSHSSHSLGSQEGRKRGRRKRSSTGAVTASGSPKRRSFPGLSSNNHSSGSPLNINSMVNNINQPLEISAISSPEQSSRSPSGPDLDQPPILKRERPLELNGTGRYSSAPSSDDEDSGYPADSSSSRIERKIATISLESRDGPSRLGDSERGRKSGSSSGNSTGSEASSSSSLSSNSKWKSTFSPISDPKQPNSDLRQGGSPFGMGGSSRGTDSDSDHKQHHQQVRKGSDGESSSYMTPNPFLSQDAGTRGGGGSGSGGAQGGSGSDQRQALQKQKAPRDWDLKASSNLASQNLFISAAASNGAGILSGKVGGSAVAVSSTTGSSVGQYLGSQFPLGGTSVLQSLFGAPTGGSTVSGTPRLVNGHSALGSFSSAGLAGGAAGGNC; this is translated from the exons ATGGGAGAAAAGCTGGAGCTCAAGCTCAAATCGCCGGTTGGAGCGGAACCTGCTAGCTACCCGTGGCCGTTACCAGTATAC GATAAACACCATGATGCTGCTCATGAAATCATCGAGACCATTCG GTGGGTGTGTGAGGAGATCCCAGACCTCAAACTGGCAATGGAAAACTATGTTCTCATTGACTACGACACCAAGAG ttttgagAGTATGCAGAGACTTTGTGACAAGTACAACAGGGCCATCGACAGCATTCACCAGCTG TGGAAGGGGACCACCCAGCCCATGAAGCTGAACAAGCGTCCTTCCAACGGGCTGCTGAGACACATCCTACAGCAGGTGTACAACCACTCAGTGACTGACCCTGAGAAGCTGAACAACTATGAGCCCTTTTCCCCTGAGGTGTACGGAGAGACCTCTTTCGACCTGGTCGCTCAGATCATCGACGAGATGGAAATGATGGAGGATGACACTTTTGTAGACCTTGGCAGTG GAGTGGGGCAGGTAGTGCTGCAGGTTGCAGCAGCGACCAATTGTAAACACTACTATGGTGTAGAGAAAGCAGACATTCCAGCTACCTATGCAGAG acCATGGATAAAGAGTTTAAAAAGTGGATGAAATGGTATGGGAAGAAACATGGGGAGTACACA CTGGAGAGAGGTGATTTTCTGTCTGAAGAATGGAAAGAAAGGATTGCCAACACAAG TATTATTTTTGTGAATAACTTTGCCTTTGGTCCAGAAGTAGATCACCAGCTGAAGGAGCGCTTTGCCAACATGAAGGAAG gtGGGAAAATAGTATCCTCCAAACCTTTTGCACCTTTAAATTTTAGAATAAACAGTCGAAACTTGAGTG ATATTGGCACAATAATGCGTGTGGTGGAGCTTTCTCCACTAAGGGGCTCAGTGTCCTGGACTGGAAAGCCAGTTTCCTACTACCTGCATACCATTGACCGCACCATA CTTGAAAACTATTTTGCTAGTCTCAAAAATCCTAAACTCAGG GAGGAGCAAGAGGCAGCTAGGCGACGTCAACAGAAGGATACAAAGGACAGTAAAAGCAATAGCACCACACCCACAAAACCTAAAGAACAAAACAAG CAGGACTCCTGTGGGGAGGAGGAGCGTCCTAGCTTGGTGACAGTGGTCAAGCCCTCTGCCAAACCCCGAAGAGCCCGACTCTTGTCCAAAGGTCGCAAGCTGAACAACAAGAAGCGTGGTCGACCCAAGAAAGCTGCCCCGGCTgctgagaagaaaaacaagaagaatCAGAGCGCGTTGGATTTGCTGCACGCCAAGACTCTTTCTGCGGCACCCCCTCAGG ATGCATACCGGCCACCTCAGAGTCCCTTCTACCAGCTACCTCCCAAGGTCCAGCACTATCCCTCTAGTCAACTGCTGCTGAGCCCAACTCCTCCTGGTCTGCAACAACTGCTAG ATAACATCAAAGTTCAATACCTCCAGTTTATGGCCTACATGAAGACTCCTCAGTACCGCACCAACCTACAGCAGCTTTTAGAGCAGGAGAAG caAAAACACAGGGACCTGTCAGGGCAGGCGGAGCAGCTTCACTCTGTGTGTCAATCTCACAAGGACAAGATCAAAGGTCTCTTTCAGACCAAACTTGATGAG ctTGGAGTGAAAGCCCTGACTGTGGAGGACCTGCTGCAGGCCCAAAAGGAAATATCAGCTCACAATCGTCAGCTGAAAGAGCAGACTAAGCAGCTTGAGAGAGACATGGCCTTGCTGAGAGACCACAGCCTGTTACTG CTAAAGTCTCGATGTGAGGAGCTGAAGCTAGATTGGGGCTCTTTGTGTCTTGAGAGTCTGTTGAAGGAGAAGCAGGCCCTACGCAGACAGATCTCTGAGAAACAGAGACACTGCTTGGAGTTGCAG ATCAGCATTGTGGAGTTGGAGAAAAGTCAAAGGCAGCAGGAGCTTCTTCATCTCAAATCCTACAGCCCCTGTGAGGGTTCCCCATACAGAAAGAGCCTGGAATCGCGCTCTTCCACAGACTTGGACTCCTCTAAGCTTGGCCTGTCCTCAGCCCCAGCTCTCAATGGTGTAAGCCCAGAGTTGTCTATCAATGGCACCAGCTCACCCTGTTTTGACCGGGCTAACACCAAGGGGGACCTTCTTTCCCGCTATCTGCCCATCTCTCCTGACCATGAGATCATACCTGCCACCCCTGATGCCCGGCAGAGGCAGCAAAGCTCCTCCCACGCTCTTCCTGACTACACACGCTTCTCCCCTGCCAAAATTGCCTTGCGGAGGCACCTTAACCAGGATCCCACGGCCTCTGCCCACTTAAAAGGTCCGGGGCTGGCCATACACAG gggGGAAATGGGTGGCATTAACTCTCCGCTTGGAGGCAAACAGAGCTGCCCCTCTCCCAATGCATCCGAAGCCCAGAATTTTCCTAAAGGTTCTGAGAGG GGTGGTAAGGAGAAGAGTCCATCTGTTCAGGGTGACAGCAGCATTACAAGCCTTCCAATTAGTATTCCTCTGAGCACTGTCCACCCAAGTAAACTACCAGTCAGCATCCCACTGGCCAGCGTGGTGCTGCCCAGTCGTGCTGAGAGACTG AGAAGTACTCCGAGTCCTGTGTCTCAGACAGGTCAGACCAATG GATATTCATCAAGCTCAGGGCTGATGAATGGAGGTCTCCACCCCGAGGACCACAATGGGGCTTCTTCATCGTCTCCTCCACACACCAATACTCCTCTGACAGGACCAATGGGCCGAGGGGGTCCCATCCAGAGCCCCCCACTCAGCACTGGAGGGGTTCTCCAGTATGCAGATGGACCCCCAAGGATTCTTCCAGAAGACGGACAGGAACACCATGGGGCAGACTCCGATACGGAGCTTCAGGACAGTGAACTGCGGAGGAGaatcttcttctcttcttcctcctcttcctcttcatcttcctcttcgtCAGGCAGTGGAGGAAGTGCGGCCGGAGGCTCACGCCTCCACCATCACACTGGCAACTCAGCCAAGCAGGGATACCACAGTAACCATGgaaaccaccaccaccaccagtccCCCGGCACacagcacactcacacaccaacacatacaTTGTCATCACACTCCTCTCACAGCCTCGGCTCTCAAGAAGGGCGGAAGCGGGGGAGAAGGAAACGCAGCTCTACAGGGGCTGTGACGGCCAGCGGATCCCCAAAGAGGAGGTCATTCCCCGGGCTCAGCTCCAACAACCACTCCTCCGGATCGCCACTAAACATTAACTCCATG GTGAACAACATCAACCAGCCTCTGGAGATCTCTGCTATCTCCTCCCCAGAGCAATCAAGCCGCAGCCCCAGTGGGCCGGACCTGGACCAACCTCCCATCTTGAAGAGAGAGCGCCCCCTGGAGCTCAATGGCACAGGTCGATACTCCTCAGCCCCCAGCTCTGACGATGAGGACTCAGGATACCCTGCTGACAGCTCCAGTTCAAg AATTGAAAGAAAAATTGCCACTATATCCTTGGAAAGCAGAGATGGACCCAGTAGACTAGGGGATAGTGAAAGag GCAGGAAATCTGGTAGCAGCAGTGGCAACAGCACAGGTAGTGAGgcctcgtcttcctcctccttgtcCTCTAACAGCAAATGGAAATCCACCTTTTCACCCATATCCGACCCGAAGCAACCCAACTCAGACCTGAGACAGGGGGGCTCTCCATTTGGCATGGGGGGGTCGAGTAGGGGCACGGACTCAGATTCTGATCACAAACAACACCATCAGCAGGTGAGGAAAGGAAGTGATGGAGAGTCGTCCAGCTACATGACCCCCAACCCCTTCCTGAGTCAAGATGCAGGGACCCGTGGTGGAGGCGGCAGCGGTAGCGGAGGAGCCCAGGGAGGCAGTGGTTCAGACCAACGCCAGGCCCTCCAGAAGCAGAAAGCCCCTCGCGATTGGGACCTGAAGGCCAGCAGCAATCTGGCGAGTCAGAATCTCTTCATTTCTGCAGCTGCCAGCAACGGAGCAGGCATCCTGAGTGGGAAGGTGGGAGGCAGTGCTGTAGCAGTTTCCTCAACCACAGGATCATCTGTGGGTCAGTACCTGGGGTCTCAGTTTCCACTTGGAGGGACCTCAGTCTTGCAGTCCTTGTTCGGGGCCCCGACTGGCGGCTCCACGGTGAGTGGGACCCCACGGCTCGTCAACGGACACTCCGCCCTGGGAAGCTTCTCCAGTGCCGGGCTGGCAGGGGGAGCGGCTGGAG GTAATTGCTGA
- the dot1l gene encoding histone-lysine N-methyltransferase, H3 lysine-79 specific isoform X2 has translation MGEKLELKLKSPVGAEPASYPWPLPVYDKHHDAAHEIIETIRWVCEEIPDLKLAMENYVLIDYDTKSFESMQRLCDKYNRAIDSIHQLWKGTTQPMKLNKRPSNGLLRHILQQVYNHSVTDPEKLNNYEPFSPEVYGETSFDLVAQIIDEMEMMEDDTFVDLGSGVGQVVLQVAAATNCKHYYGVEKADIPATYAETMDKEFKKWMKWYGKKHGEYTLERGDFLSEEWKERIANTSIIFVNNFAFGPEVDHQLKERFANMKEGGKIVSSKPFAPLNFRINSRNLSDIGTIMRVVELSPLRGSVSWTGKPVSYYLHTIDRTILENYFASLKNPKLREEQEAARRRQQKDTKDSKSNSTTPTKPKEQNKQDSCGEEERPSLVTVVKPSAKPRRARLLSKGRKLNNKKRGRPKKAAPAAEKKNKKNQSALDLLHAKTLSAAPPQDAYRPPQSPFYQLPPKVQHYPSSQLLLSPTPPGLQQLLDNIKVQYLQFMAYMKTPQYRTNLQQLLEQEKQKHRDLSGQAEQLHSVCQSHKDKIKGLFQTKLDELGVKALTVEDLLQAQKEISAHNRQLKEQTKQLERDMALLRDHSLLLLKSRCEELKLDWGSLCLESLLKEKQALRRQISEKQRHCLELQISIVELEKSQRQQELLHLKSYSPCEGSPYRKSLESRSSTDLDSSKLGLSSAPALNGVSPELSINGTSSPCFDRANTKGDLLSRYLPISPDHEIIPATPDARQRQQSSSHALPDYTRFSPAKIALRRHLNQDPTASAHLKGPGLAIHRGEMGGINSPLGGKQSCPSPNASEAQNFPKGSERGGKEKSPSVQGDSSITSLPISIPLSTVHPSKLPVSIPLASVVLPSRAERLRSTPSPVSQTGQTNGYSSSSGLMNGGLHPEDHNGASSSSPPHTNTPLTGPMGRGGPIQSPPLSTGGVLQYADGPPRILPEDGQEHHGADSDTELQDSELRRRIFFSSSSSSSSSSSSSGSGGSAAGGSRLHHHTGNSAKQGYHSNHGNHHHHQSPGTQHTHTPTHTLSSHSSHSLGSQEGRKRGRRKRSSTGAVTASGSPKRRSFPGLSSNNHSSGSPLNINSMVNNINQPLEISAISSPEQSSRSPSGPDLDQPPILKRERPLELNGTGRYSSAPSSDDEDSGYPADSSSSRIERKIATISLESRDGPSRLGDSERGRKSGSSSGNSTGSEASSSSSLSSNSKWKSTFSPISDPKQPNSDLRQGGSPFGMGGSSRGTDSDSDHKQHHQQVRKGSDGESSSYMTPNPFLSQDAGTRGGGGSGSGGAQGGSGSDQRQALQKQKAPRDWDLKASSNLASQNLFISAAASNGAGILSGKVGGSAVAVSSTTGSSVGQYLGSQFPLGGTSVLQSLFGAPTGGSTVSGTPRLVNGHSALGSFSSAGLAGGAAGGPAQPHPVGPAQPFSSHALPAPSTAPAQRPLLVSNHAL, from the exons ATGGGAGAAAAGCTGGAGCTCAAGCTCAAATCGCCGGTTGGAGCGGAACCTGCTAGCTACCCGTGGCCGTTACCAGTATAC GATAAACACCATGATGCTGCTCATGAAATCATCGAGACCATTCG GTGGGTGTGTGAGGAGATCCCAGACCTCAAACTGGCAATGGAAAACTATGTTCTCATTGACTACGACACCAAGAG ttttgagAGTATGCAGAGACTTTGTGACAAGTACAACAGGGCCATCGACAGCATTCACCAGCTG TGGAAGGGGACCACCCAGCCCATGAAGCTGAACAAGCGTCCTTCCAACGGGCTGCTGAGACACATCCTACAGCAGGTGTACAACCACTCAGTGACTGACCCTGAGAAGCTGAACAACTATGAGCCCTTTTCCCCTGAGGTGTACGGAGAGACCTCTTTCGACCTGGTCGCTCAGATCATCGACGAGATGGAAATGATGGAGGATGACACTTTTGTAGACCTTGGCAGTG GAGTGGGGCAGGTAGTGCTGCAGGTTGCAGCAGCGACCAATTGTAAACACTACTATGGTGTAGAGAAAGCAGACATTCCAGCTACCTATGCAGAG acCATGGATAAAGAGTTTAAAAAGTGGATGAAATGGTATGGGAAGAAACATGGGGAGTACACA CTGGAGAGAGGTGATTTTCTGTCTGAAGAATGGAAAGAAAGGATTGCCAACACAAG TATTATTTTTGTGAATAACTTTGCCTTTGGTCCAGAAGTAGATCACCAGCTGAAGGAGCGCTTTGCCAACATGAAGGAAG gtGGGAAAATAGTATCCTCCAAACCTTTTGCACCTTTAAATTTTAGAATAAACAGTCGAAACTTGAGTG ATATTGGCACAATAATGCGTGTGGTGGAGCTTTCTCCACTAAGGGGCTCAGTGTCCTGGACTGGAAAGCCAGTTTCCTACTACCTGCATACCATTGACCGCACCATA CTTGAAAACTATTTTGCTAGTCTCAAAAATCCTAAACTCAGG GAGGAGCAAGAGGCAGCTAGGCGACGTCAACAGAAGGATACAAAGGACAGTAAAAGCAATAGCACCACACCCACAAAACCTAAAGAACAAAACAAG CAGGACTCCTGTGGGGAGGAGGAGCGTCCTAGCTTGGTGACAGTGGTCAAGCCCTCTGCCAAACCCCGAAGAGCCCGACTCTTGTCCAAAGGTCGCAAGCTGAACAACAAGAAGCGTGGTCGACCCAAGAAAGCTGCCCCGGCTgctgagaagaaaaacaagaagaatCAGAGCGCGTTGGATTTGCTGCACGCCAAGACTCTTTCTGCGGCACCCCCTCAGG ATGCATACCGGCCACCTCAGAGTCCCTTCTACCAGCTACCTCCCAAGGTCCAGCACTATCCCTCTAGTCAACTGCTGCTGAGCCCAACTCCTCCTGGTCTGCAACAACTGCTAG ATAACATCAAAGTTCAATACCTCCAGTTTATGGCCTACATGAAGACTCCTCAGTACCGCACCAACCTACAGCAGCTTTTAGAGCAGGAGAAG caAAAACACAGGGACCTGTCAGGGCAGGCGGAGCAGCTTCACTCTGTGTGTCAATCTCACAAGGACAAGATCAAAGGTCTCTTTCAGACCAAACTTGATGAG ctTGGAGTGAAAGCCCTGACTGTGGAGGACCTGCTGCAGGCCCAAAAGGAAATATCAGCTCACAATCGTCAGCTGAAAGAGCAGACTAAGCAGCTTGAGAGAGACATGGCCTTGCTGAGAGACCACAGCCTGTTACTG CTAAAGTCTCGATGTGAGGAGCTGAAGCTAGATTGGGGCTCTTTGTGTCTTGAGAGTCTGTTGAAGGAGAAGCAGGCCCTACGCAGACAGATCTCTGAGAAACAGAGACACTGCTTGGAGTTGCAG ATCAGCATTGTGGAGTTGGAGAAAAGTCAAAGGCAGCAGGAGCTTCTTCATCTCAAATCCTACAGCCCCTGTGAGGGTTCCCCATACAGAAAGAGCCTGGAATCGCGCTCTTCCACAGACTTGGACTCCTCTAAGCTTGGCCTGTCCTCAGCCCCAGCTCTCAATGGTGTAAGCCCAGAGTTGTCTATCAATGGCACCAGCTCACCCTGTTTTGACCGGGCTAACACCAAGGGGGACCTTCTTTCCCGCTATCTGCCCATCTCTCCTGACCATGAGATCATACCTGCCACCCCTGATGCCCGGCAGAGGCAGCAAAGCTCCTCCCACGCTCTTCCTGACTACACACGCTTCTCCCCTGCCAAAATTGCCTTGCGGAGGCACCTTAACCAGGATCCCACGGCCTCTGCCCACTTAAAAGGTCCGGGGCTGGCCATACACAG gggGGAAATGGGTGGCATTAACTCTCCGCTTGGAGGCAAACAGAGCTGCCCCTCTCCCAATGCATCCGAAGCCCAGAATTTTCCTAAAGGTTCTGAGAGG GGTGGTAAGGAGAAGAGTCCATCTGTTCAGGGTGACAGCAGCATTACAAGCCTTCCAATTAGTATTCCTCTGAGCACTGTCCACCCAAGTAAACTACCAGTCAGCATCCCACTGGCCAGCGTGGTGCTGCCCAGTCGTGCTGAGAGACTG AGAAGTACTCCGAGTCCTGTGTCTCAGACAGGTCAGACCAATG GATATTCATCAAGCTCAGGGCTGATGAATGGAGGTCTCCACCCCGAGGACCACAATGGGGCTTCTTCATCGTCTCCTCCACACACCAATACTCCTCTGACAGGACCAATGGGCCGAGGGGGTCCCATCCAGAGCCCCCCACTCAGCACTGGAGGGGTTCTCCAGTATGCAGATGGACCCCCAAGGATTCTTCCAGAAGACGGACAGGAACACCATGGGGCAGACTCCGATACGGAGCTTCAGGACAGTGAACTGCGGAGGAGaatcttcttctcttcttcctcctcttcctcttcatcttcctcttcgtCAGGCAGTGGAGGAAGTGCGGCCGGAGGCTCACGCCTCCACCATCACACTGGCAACTCAGCCAAGCAGGGATACCACAGTAACCATGgaaaccaccaccaccaccagtccCCCGGCACacagcacactcacacaccaacacatacaTTGTCATCACACTCCTCTCACAGCCTCGGCTCTCAAGAAGGGCGGAAGCGGGGGAGAAGGAAACGCAGCTCTACAGGGGCTGTGACGGCCAGCGGATCCCCAAAGAGGAGGTCATTCCCCGGGCTCAGCTCCAACAACCACTCCTCCGGATCGCCACTAAACATTAACTCCATG GTGAACAACATCAACCAGCCTCTGGAGATCTCTGCTATCTCCTCCCCAGAGCAATCAAGCCGCAGCCCCAGTGGGCCGGACCTGGACCAACCTCCCATCTTGAAGAGAGAGCGCCCCCTGGAGCTCAATGGCACAGGTCGATACTCCTCAGCCCCCAGCTCTGACGATGAGGACTCAGGATACCCTGCTGACAGCTCCAGTTCAAg AATTGAAAGAAAAATTGCCACTATATCCTTGGAAAGCAGAGATGGACCCAGTAGACTAGGGGATAGTGAAAGag GCAGGAAATCTGGTAGCAGCAGTGGCAACAGCACAGGTAGTGAGgcctcgtcttcctcctccttgtcCTCTAACAGCAAATGGAAATCCACCTTTTCACCCATATCCGACCCGAAGCAACCCAACTCAGACCTGAGACAGGGGGGCTCTCCATTTGGCATGGGGGGGTCGAGTAGGGGCACGGACTCAGATTCTGATCACAAACAACACCATCAGCAGGTGAGGAAAGGAAGTGATGGAGAGTCGTCCAGCTACATGACCCCCAACCCCTTCCTGAGTCAAGATGCAGGGACCCGTGGTGGAGGCGGCAGCGGTAGCGGAGGAGCCCAGGGAGGCAGTGGTTCAGACCAACGCCAGGCCCTCCAGAAGCAGAAAGCCCCTCGCGATTGGGACCTGAAGGCCAGCAGCAATCTGGCGAGTCAGAATCTCTTCATTTCTGCAGCTGCCAGCAACGGAGCAGGCATCCTGAGTGGGAAGGTGGGAGGCAGTGCTGTAGCAGTTTCCTCAACCACAGGATCATCTGTGGGTCAGTACCTGGGGTCTCAGTTTCCACTTGGAGGGACCTCAGTCTTGCAGTCCTTGTTCGGGGCCCCGACTGGCGGCTCCACGGTGAGTGGGACCCCACGGCTCGTCAACGGACACTCCGCCCTGGGAAGCTTCTCCAGTGCCGGGCTGGCAGGGGGAGCGGCTGGAG GCCCAGCACAGCCGCACCCAGTCGGTCCTGCACAGCCCTTCTCCTCCCACGCTCTCCCTGCCCCCTCCACCGCCCCTGCACAGCGCCCCCTCCTCGTCAGCAACCACGCACTCTGA